A segment of the Oceanispirochaeta sp. genome:
TAGACATCAATGCAAAAAGTGAAATTTACCAGTTCATCAATCAGCTGACAGATAAGGGATTTTCTCTGATTGTCATCTCTTCAGAACTGGAAGAAATCATCGGACTCTGTACAAGAGTCTATGTCCTGAGGGAAGGAAAGATTGCCGGAGAGCTGACTGGCGAACACATAAATGAGGAGGAAATCATGTTTTACGCCACAGGCGTGAAGGTGATGGAACAAATATGATATCAAACGATACAACTTCTATGGGAGATATCCGGAAGTACTTCAACTGGAGGAACCATACAACCCTGGTCGGATTTTTAGCACTCTTCCTGCTTGCCTCAATCATAGGATGGCCACACTTTTTAAAATCACGCAATTTGATAACCCTGCTGAGACAGATCTCCTATACGGGAATTATTTCTCTGGGGATGACTCTGGTCATCATCTCTGGCGGTTTTGATCTGTCCGTCGGTTCTATGACAGCCTTTGCGGGAGGAGTTGCCATCTTTGCAATGAACTCCTTTGGACCCGGCAGTTCAATGGGAGTAGCCGCCGGTATATTAACAGCACTGATATTTGCAACATTTTTAGGTTCTTTGAACGGTTTCCTTATCACAAAATGGCGCATAGCCCCCTTTATTGCCACACTGGGAACCATGTCCATATACCGGTCACTGGTCATCTACATTGCTCAGGCGGGAAATATTGAGTCCATCAATATGAGTTACGGAATAATCGGTTCAGGATCTGTCCTGGGTCTGCCTGTACCGGTGTGGATGTTCTTTATTATCGCCGGAGTACTGCATGTCTTTTTGAATCATACCCGGACTGGGCGTTATATATGTGCCGTGGGAGATAATGAACAGGTGGCCCGGTATTCTGCAATCAATATCAATCTTATCCGTTTTATACCCTATGCGATAACCGGATTCACCGTAGGCGTATCGGCTCTGCTCTGGTCATCCAGACTGAACTGTGTTAACCCCTCAGACTGCTCCGGGTATGAACTGGATGCCATTGCCGCGGTAGTTATAGGCGGAACTCCAATGACCGGAGGCCGGGGAAGTATTATAGGCACTGTTTTAGGTGCAATCATGCTCGGAATAATCAACAATATGCTGGTTCTGGCAGGAGTCTCTTCATACCTCCAGCTGGCTGCCAAGGGTGTTGTGATTATAGTTGCAGTGTTACTGCAATATAAAAAATGATGGAGGAATTATTCATGAAAAAGTTATTGATGGTTTGCCTTATAGCATTATTTGCTATAAGCGGTGTTTTTGCTGCTGGTCAGAAGGATGGTGAAAATGTAAAGCACATCGGGGTTGCCATTCCCAGTGCCGACCACGGATGGACCGGTGGTATCGTCTGGTGGGCGAACAAGAGAGCAAAAGAGATTGAAGCAGAGTATGGCGGAAAGGTAAAAGTAAGCGTTGTAACAGCTAATGGTCCTTCTACACAGATTCAGGCAGTTGAGAACCTAATGTCAATCGGTATTGACTATCTGGTAATTCTTCCCCACGAATCAGCTCCTCTGACTCCCATTGTAAAAGAAGCTCACGATGCCGGAATTAAATGTATCGTTGTTGACCGCGGATTAACTGACACCGGATTCGGATATGTAAACCTTGCCGGCGACAACCCCGGATTTGGAACACTCAGCGGCAAGTGGATGGCCAAAGAGATGATGGCCAAATCAAAGGGTGGCAACATCGTATGTATGGGAGGACTTCCTGTTCCCATCGATAAGGAAAGAATGGATGGTTTCTTTGCCGAAATTGACAAAGAGTCTTCTATTGTTAACCTGCTCGGAAAAGATAAATACGAATTTGCAGACTGGTCTACACAGAAAGGTCTGGAACTGATGGAAACATTCCTCAGCCAGTACCCCAAAATTGATGCTGTTTTCTGCCAGGATGATGATGTTCTCCGTGGTGTTCTTCAGGCTTACAAAGAGTCCGGAAGATCCGATAGTCACACCTTCCTCGGAGGAGCCGGTTCCAAAGTTGTCATGAAAATGATTATGGATGGAGATCCTCTTGTCAGAGCGACTGTTACCTATCATCCCATGATGATTGCCGATGGAATGAACTATGCCCTTGATGTTGCCATGGGTAAGAAATCTGCAGATTTCCACAATGCATCTGCACCCATATCCGTAGTCATTCCTTCTGTTCTGCTTACAAAAGACAATGTAGCCGACTACTACGAAGCAGATTCTGTTTACTAAAATCGTAATAATGCTATAATCTTCAAGCCGGACTTAATCAGTCCGGCTTTCATTTTTTGAGAATGAAGAAATCGGAGCAAGGGGACGATTTTGAGAAAAAAAGTGACCAGGGTTGATGTTGCCAAAGCGGCGGGAGTAGCGGAATCCACCGTTTCACGCGCTTTGAACGATTCGACTCTGATCTCAAGTGATGTGAAAATACGAATCAGACTAATCGCTTCGCAGCTGGGTTATATTCCCAACCGGCAGGCGGTTCTTCTGGCAAGCAATAAAACAATGAGGGTCGGACTTGTGGTTCGAACCTATAAATCCTTCTCTCCATTTACCCGCAGTTACTTCCCCCGGCTCCTGGACGGTGTGCTTCAAAAAGCGGAGGCCCTGGGATATTCAGTCACTGTTGTCCTGGATAAGAAAAATGATGAATACAAAGACCTGAGTGAAATGATCTACAGCAAGGAAGTGGATGGATTCATTTTCTCTGTTACTCCTCTTGAAGATCCCAGATTCGGAGATCTTCTAAGTCATAAGGTCCCCTTCGTTCTTGTGAACAACCTATTTCAGGGAGCTGACTGTATCAACTGCGACCCCTATGCAGGAACACGGGATGCCCTCTCCCATCTTGCAAGCATGGGTCATAAACATATCGGGTATATAACGGGAGACTCCAACTACTGGGATGGCAAAGAGCGGCTATCTGTATTCCAGAATCTCTGTATGAAACAAGGAATGGAATTCACCCTTTGTCAAGGAAATTTTTCCAAACGAAGCGGGATGGCCGGAGCGGAAAAACTCTTAGCCGACAGATCAGGGCTGACCGCGATAATGGCAGGATCCGACCGTTGCGCCCTTGGGGTGATGGAGTACTGCAAGAAAAAAAATATACGGATTCCTGAAGACATCAGTCTTATAGGATTTGACAACCTCGGTCCTGCCAGAGATTCTGTTCCTGGACTTTCAACCATTCACAATCCGGTCGTACGGATGGGATCGGATGCTATGGAACTGTTATATCAGAGTCTCATTGAGAAAATTGAAAAGAAGACTTCCCTTCTGATTGACTCAGGATTTATTATAAGAGGTTCAACAGGGGTTCCCCGTGGACAATAAAACTATAAGAATTGCTTTGATCGGATGTGGAAATATGGGGAATTATTACGCCCATAACCTATCGCTGATGAAGGATGTAGCAATAATAATCGCCTGTGATCCTTCACGGGAAAAATTAGAGCAGTTCTGTGCAAAATGGAAGATCCCCTCGGGTACAATTGACTGGCGGGAACTCATCCCCCGGGAAGGCTCTTCTTCGAAAATCGACGGCATTATCAACTGCTCTATCGATAAGCTCCATGGTGAAATTTCCAACGCCTGCATCAATTCTTCCCTTCCGCTTCTAGCAGAAAAGCCTTTTGCAGTCCCCTTTGAAACATTGAAAAATCGGACTCCCCTGGAATTGAAAAAATGGTTATTTGTTATAAATTTTTCAAAACGTCACATCCCGGCCATTGCCCATGTTCGGGAATTCCTGAATCAGGGAGGCCTGGGCAGAATTCACAGAATGGAGCTTCATTACAGGCAGGGATGGGTTCTGAATCACGATTTTGGTGACTGGCATGAGACCTCCGCCTGGTTCTGGCGCTTAAGCAATGACTTTTCCCATCATGGAGTGCTGGGGGATCTTGGTTCCCATCTCTTCGATCTTGCCTGTTATTTCTGCGGCTCTGTAAAAACCATATCCTGTCATCTGAACAGGATCAAAAAGAATCAGGACAAATTCAAAGGACACCTATTGAATAGTATTGATGATGCCCACTGCCTACTGGAGATGCAGGACGGCACAGCCGTTGTGGTGAATGCGACAAGAACGTCGGTCGGCGAGAAAGATAGTTTGTCAGTACTGATCAGCGGTGACAAGGGTTCTATCAGACTCATGCCGGAAGAAAGCAAAGACAGTTACCAGCTTTACCTCGTAGAATATGGAGAGTGGCAGACAGTCGCCTGTTCAGGTACCCCCCCCAAAAACCATGAATTTTTTATTAAAGGAATCAAGTCTTCAGACATATCGGATTATCCGGGGATTTACGAGGCAATATATAACGACGTGGTAATCGAAGCAGCCGTTGAAAGTGCTCAAAAAGGCTGGCGAATTGATATAGATTCTTTCGGGGAGAAGAAACTGGGGAACATATGGCACAATTTAGAACAGCAGATATAATTCCTCTGGGAACCCTGGTACGAGGAGGAGAGAAAACTTTTCAGGCTCTGGACAGATTCATACCCACAGGGATCGAATCGGTAGAAATCTCCTTCTGGGACACAATTCCGAAATCGGCCGACCTGTTCTGGATGGAGAGGATTGCAGAAAGATGTGAAGCAGCGGGGATTTATATTTCTGCCTTAGGGATCTTTGCCAACTCTCTGAAAAACAATGAATTGAAGACATTGGCAAAGAAAGATTGGAATACTCTTGTAGACTTTGCCCAGCGGTTTCAGATCCCTGTCATATCCGGTTTTACCGGTAGAGTTCCCGGAAAACCTGTAGAAGTATCTTTTAAGCCAATCGAAGATTTTTTTACTCCTGTTGCGAACAGATGTCTGAACAGCGGGATTAAACTGGCCTTTGAGAATTGCCCCATGGAAGGAAATAAAGTGGATGGTGATTGGAACATCGCCTTTCTTCCTGAACTTTGGGAAATTCTTTTTAATCATATCTTTCCAACTGATGCAGTAGGCCTGGAATTTGACCCGGCCCACTGTGTACGACTCAAACTGCCCGTTCTGGATCTCCTGAATGACTGGTTACCCCGGATTCATCATATTCATGGAAAAGATGCCTCAAATCAGCCTCCTCAGGAATTTCGCTTTCCCGGTGAGGGAAGCGTAGATTGGCTTAAGATTATGAAACTGATCCAAACCTCCGGATACGCCGGGACAATAGATTTGGAAGGGTATCATGGAGAATTCATCTCCCATGAATATGAAATGGATAATCAGAGAAA
Coding sequences within it:
- a CDS encoding ABC transporter permease, with protein sequence MISNDTTSMGDIRKYFNWRNHTTLVGFLALFLLASIIGWPHFLKSRNLITLLRQISYTGIISLGMTLVIISGGFDLSVGSMTAFAGGVAIFAMNSFGPGSSMGVAAGILTALIFATFLGSLNGFLITKWRIAPFIATLGTMSIYRSLVIYIAQAGNIESINMSYGIIGSGSVLGLPVPVWMFFIIAGVLHVFLNHTRTGRYICAVGDNEQVARYSAININLIRFIPYAITGFTVGVSALLWSSRLNCVNPSDCSGYELDAIAAVVIGGTPMTGGRGSIIGTVLGAIMLGIINNMLVLAGVSSYLQLAAKGVVIIVAVLLQYKK
- a CDS encoding substrate-binding domain-containing protein, with product MKKLLMVCLIALFAISGVFAAGQKDGENVKHIGVAIPSADHGWTGGIVWWANKRAKEIEAEYGGKVKVSVVTANGPSTQIQAVENLMSIGIDYLVILPHESAPLTPIVKEAHDAGIKCIVVDRGLTDTGFGYVNLAGDNPGFGTLSGKWMAKEMMAKSKGGNIVCMGGLPVPIDKERMDGFFAEIDKESSIVNLLGKDKYEFADWSTQKGLELMETFLSQYPKIDAVFCQDDDVLRGVLQAYKESGRSDSHTFLGGAGSKVVMKMIMDGDPLVRATVTYHPMMIADGMNYALDVAMGKKSADFHNASAPISVVIPSVLLTKDNVADYYEADSVY
- a CDS encoding LacI family DNA-binding transcriptional regulator, producing MRKKVTRVDVAKAAGVAESTVSRALNDSTLISSDVKIRIRLIASQLGYIPNRQAVLLASNKTMRVGLVVRTYKSFSPFTRSYFPRLLDGVLQKAEALGYSVTVVLDKKNDEYKDLSEMIYSKEVDGFIFSVTPLEDPRFGDLLSHKVPFVLVNNLFQGADCINCDPYAGTRDALSHLASMGHKHIGYITGDSNYWDGKERLSVFQNLCMKQGMEFTLCQGNFSKRSGMAGAEKLLADRSGLTAIMAGSDRCALGVMEYCKKKNIRIPEDISLIGFDNLGPARDSVPGLSTIHNPVVRMGSDAMELLYQSLIEKIEKKTSLLIDSGFIIRGSTGVPRGQ
- a CDS encoding Gfo/Idh/MocA family oxidoreductase gives rise to the protein MDNKTIRIALIGCGNMGNYYAHNLSLMKDVAIIIACDPSREKLEQFCAKWKIPSGTIDWRELIPREGSSSKIDGIINCSIDKLHGEISNACINSSLPLLAEKPFAVPFETLKNRTPLELKKWLFVINFSKRHIPAIAHVREFLNQGGLGRIHRMELHYRQGWVLNHDFGDWHETSAWFWRLSNDFSHHGVLGDLGSHLFDLACYFCGSVKTISCHLNRIKKNQDKFKGHLLNSIDDAHCLLEMQDGTAVVVNATRTSVGEKDSLSVLISGDKGSIRLMPEESKDSYQLYLVEYGEWQTVACSGTPPKNHEFFIKGIKSSDISDYPGIYEAIYNDVVIEAAVESAQKGWRIDIDSFGEKKLGNIWHNLEQQI
- a CDS encoding sugar phosphate isomerase/epimerase — translated: MAQFRTADIIPLGTLVRGGEKTFQALDRFIPTGIESVEISFWDTIPKSADLFWMERIAERCEAAGIYISALGIFANSLKNNELKTLAKKDWNTLVDFAQRFQIPVISGFTGRVPGKPVEVSFKPIEDFFTPVANRCLNSGIKLAFENCPMEGNKVDGDWNIAFLPELWEILFNHIFPTDAVGLEFDPAHCVRLKLPVLDLLNDWLPRIHHIHGKDASNQPPQEFRFPGEGSVDWLKIMKLIQTSGYAGTIDLEGYHGEFISHEYEMDNQRKSLNYLKECRLSSARGHSIN